Proteins encoded in a region of the Phacochoerus africanus isolate WHEZ1 chromosome 8, ROS_Pafr_v1, whole genome shotgun sequence genome:
- the E2F4 gene encoding transcription factor E2F4, with the protein MAEAGPQAPPPPGTPSRHEKSLGLLTTKFVSLLQEAKDGVLDLKLAADTLAVRQKRRIYDITNVLEGIGLIEKKSKNSIQWKGVGPGCNTREIADKLIELKAEIEELQQREQELDQHKVWVQQSIRNVTEDVQNSCLAYVTHEDICRCFAGDTLLAIRAPSGTSLEVPIPEGLNGQKKYQIHLKSVSGPIEVLLVNKEAWSSPPVAVPVPPPEDLLQSPPAVSTPPPLPKPALAQPQDASRPSSPQVTTPTPSSGSTEAQGVAGPAAEITVSGGPGTDSKDSGELGSLPLGPTALDTRPLQSSALLDSSSSSSSSNSSSSGPNPSTSFEPIKADPTGVLELPKELSEIFDPTRECMNSELLEELMSSEVFAPLLRLSPPPGDHDYIYNLDESEGVCDLFDVPVLNL; encoded by the exons ATGGCGGAGGCCGGGCCACAGGCGCCGCCGCCCCCAGGCACCCCAAGCCGGCACGAGAAGAGCTTGGGACTTCTCACTACCAAGTTCGTGTCGCTTCTGCAGGAAGCCAAGGACGGCGTGCTTGACCTCAAGCTG GCAGCTGACACCCTAGCTGTGCGCCAGAAGCGACGGATTTATGACATTACTAACGTGCTGGAAGGTATCGGGCTGATCGAGAAAAAATCCAAGAATAGCATCCAGTGGAA GGGTGTGGGGCCTGGCTGCAATACACGGGAAATTGCGGACAAGTTGATTGAGCTCAAGGCAGAGATCGAGGAGCTGCAGCAGCGGGAGCAAGAACTAGACCAACACAAGGTGTGGGTGCAGCAGAGCATCCGGAACGTCACAGAGGACGTGCAGAACAGCTG CTTGGCCTACGTGACTCATGAGGACATCTGCAGATGCTTTGCTG GAGACACCCTCCTGGCCATCCGGGCCCCATCAGGCACCAGCCTGGAGGTGCCCATTCCAGAG ggccTCAATGGGCAGAAGAAGTACCAGATTCACCTGAAGAGTGTAAGTGGTCCCATCGAGGTGCTGCTGGTGAACAAGGAGGCATGGAGCTCACCACCCGTGGCGGTGCCTGTGCCGCCACCTGAAGATCTGCTCCAGAGCCCACCTGCTGTCTCtacccctccccctctgcccaagcctgccctggcccagccccaggaTGCCTCACGGCCAAGCAGTCCCCAGGTGACCACCCCAACCCCTTCCTCCGGCAGCACTGAGGCCCAGGGGGTGGCCGGTCCAGCAGCTGAGATCACAG TGAGTGGTGGCCCTGGAACTGATAGCAAGGACAGTGGTGAGCTGGGCTCCCTCCCACTGGGCCCGACAGCGCTGGATACCCGGCCGCTGCAGTCCTCTGCCCTGTtggacagcagcagcagcagcagcagcagcaatagcAGTTCATCCGGACCCAACCCTTCTACCTCCTTTGAGCCCATCAAGGCAGACCCCACAGGCG TCCTGGAACTCCCCAAAGAGCTGTCAGAAATCTTTGATCCCACGCGAG agtGCATGAACTCAGAGCTCTTGGAGGAGCTGATGTCCTCAGAAG TGTTTGCACCCCTCCTCCGCCTTTCTCCACCCCCTGGAGACCACGATTACATCTACAACCTGGACGAGAGTGAAGGTGTCTGTGACCTCTTTGATGTGCCTGTTCTCAACCTCTGA